A genome region from Tenrec ecaudatus isolate mTenEca1 chromosome 13, mTenEca1.hap1, whole genome shotgun sequence includes the following:
- the LOC142424782 gene encoding G-protein coupled receptor 35-like, which translates to MSVSPAPRNCSTDRSASTQIFTSVSVCLTLGLGALLNGLALWVLGWRLHRWTETRIYMVNLVAADCLLLLSLPGVLLTLGQRAPGPEETRCRVLQAFYYVNTYMSMGLLAAVAADRYVAVCLPLRARAWRCPRQAAATCASLWVLVTGAVVLLASWLPEGESFCFGRGQTRGPRPLIFSLLLFGLLLPIVSVCSVRVLHGLLRDWARAPPQTTAAIRRATCVVAANLATFLLCFLPLHVALLAKLVAQWTGADCPTVQRVTLCVQVASRIANANCCLDAFGYYFVASEFQEEVASVLALPWPFRGWNRGSALGRPAQESPPRGGSEQALQALSCAPA; encoded by the coding sequence ATGAGTGTGAGCCCGGCTCCCAGAAACTGCAGCACTGACCGCAGCGCCTCGACCCAGATTTTCACCAGCGTCTCTGTCTGCCTCACCCTGGGGCTGGGGGCCCTGCTGAACGGGCTGGCGCTCTGGGTCCTGGGCTGGCGCCTGCACAGGTGGACAGAGACGCGCATTTATATGGTCAACCTGGTGGCCGCAGACTGCCTTCTGCTGCTGAGCCTGCCGGGCGTCCTGCTGACACTGGGCCAGAGGGCCCCCGGTCCCGAGGAGACCCGGTGCCGCGTGCTCCAGGCCTTCTACTATGTCAACACCTACATGAGCATGGGCCTCCTGGCCGCCGTGGCCGCCGACCGCTACGTGGCAGTGTGCCTCCCGCTGCGTGCCAGGGCCTGGCGCTGCCCGCGGCAGGCGGCCGCCACCTGTGCCAGCCTCTGGGTGCTGGTCACCGGGGCCGTGGTCCTGCTGGCATCCTGGCTGCCCGAGGGAGAGAGTTTCTGCTTCGGGCGGGGCCAAACGCGCGGCCCCCGGCCCCTCATCTTCTCCTTGCTGCTCTTTGGCCTCCTTCTGCCCATCGTGAGCGTCTGCTCAGTGCGCGTGCTGCACGGCCTGCTGCGTGACTGGGCGCGAGCGCCGCCCCAAACCACCGCCGCCATCCGCAGGGCCACCTGCGTGGTGGCCGCCAACCTGGCCACGttcctgctctgcttcctcccgCTGCACGTGGCCTTGCTGGCCAAGCTGGTGGCCCAATGGACGGGTGCGGACTGCCCCACCGTGCAGAGGGTGACCCTCTGCGTGCAGGTGGCTTCTCGGATCGCCAATGCCAATTGCTGCCTGGACGCCTTCGGGTACTACTTTGTGGCAAGCGAGTTCCAGGAGGAGGTGGCCAGTGTCCTCGCTTTGCCCTGGCCTTTCCGGGGGTGGAACCGGGGCAGTGCCCTGGGGCGGCCAGCTCAGGAGAGCCCACCAAGAGGGGGCTCAGAGCAGGCCCTACAAGCGCTGTCCTGCGCCCCCGCCTGA